One genomic segment of Pseudomonas chlororaphis subsp. aurantiaca includes these proteins:
- a CDS encoding EAL domain-containing protein translates to MPLTAKGSLKRTTRNLWTLLIGLLPVALGVVILYMQAERALIHSSQQTAEEAIRQFDLMLDNTDIAARALMAQVGQPCDDFRQLALREQVTRRPFVRSTNLVWRNDNYCSSLLGPSSFELDPADYVDGKLWLMDGNPVTPNTALLVYRLQEGERAVLATIDGYHLSNALHLISRFAELQLQVGPYWLADDGQVHESVAPPPPVAPYRMASSRYPYSVNAGFPEGDIWLHMKSQYPALFSLLIFFGVLAAVLGHWLQKRSSSPSHELQRALEAAEFIPYFQPVVRGDTKQWAGIEVLMRWKHPREGLVRPDLFIPFAEHSGLIVPMTRSLMQQTALLLAPHAHTFIDDFHIGINITASHCQDLELLEDCREFLGLFPPGKVRLVLELTERELVEPTAITHSLFEELHKLGVMIAIDDFGTGHSSLGYLRKFNVDYLKIDQSFVAMIGVDALSRHILDSIIELSGKLELGIVAEGVETAEQQDYLAAHGVDFLQGYLFGRPMPGEEFLQALARPFLMKIY, encoded by the coding sequence ATGCCATTGACCGCCAAAGGCTCATTGAAACGCACCACCCGCAACCTATGGACCCTGCTGATCGGCTTGCTGCCGGTAGCGCTGGGCGTGGTCATCCTCTATATGCAGGCCGAGCGCGCGCTGATCCACAGCAGCCAGCAGACCGCCGAGGAAGCGATCCGCCAGTTCGACCTGATGCTCGACAACACCGACATCGCCGCCCGGGCGCTGATGGCGCAAGTCGGTCAACCCTGCGACGACTTCAGGCAACTGGCCCTGCGCGAACAGGTGACTCGCCGCCCGTTCGTACGCTCGACCAATCTGGTGTGGCGCAATGACAATTACTGCAGCTCGCTGCTCGGCCCGTCCTCGTTCGAGCTGGACCCGGCCGACTATGTCGACGGCAAGCTGTGGTTGATGGACGGCAACCCGGTCACGCCCAATACCGCGCTGCTGGTCTATCGCCTGCAAGAGGGTGAACGCGCGGTCCTGGCCACCATCGACGGTTATCACCTGAGCAACGCCTTGCACCTGATCAGTCGCTTTGCCGAGCTGCAACTGCAAGTCGGCCCCTACTGGCTGGCCGACGATGGCCAGGTCCATGAATCCGTCGCGCCGCCCCCCCCGGTAGCCCCTTATCGGATGGCCTCTTCGCGCTACCCCTACAGCGTCAACGCGGGCTTCCCCGAGGGCGATATCTGGCTCCACATGAAGTCCCAGTACCCTGCCCTGTTCAGCCTGCTGATCTTCTTCGGGGTGCTGGCGGCGGTCCTTGGCCACTGGTTGCAAAAGCGCTCGTCGTCACCCAGCCATGAACTGCAACGCGCCCTGGAAGCAGCCGAGTTCATCCCGTACTTCCAGCCCGTGGTGCGTGGCGACACCAAGCAGTGGGCCGGCATCGAAGTGCTGATGCGCTGGAAACACCCCCGCGAAGGCCTGGTGCGTCCAGACCTGTTCATTCCCTTCGCCGAGCATTCCGGCCTGATCGTGCCCATGACCCGTTCGCTGATGCAGCAGACCGCCCTGCTGCTGGCACCCCATGCCCATACCTTCATCGACGACTTTCATATCGGCATCAATATCACCGCCAGCCATTGCCAGGACCTGGAGTTGCTGGAGGATTGCCGGGAGTTTCTCGGCCTGTTCCCGCCGGGCAAGGTGCGCCTGGTCCTGGAGCTGACCGAACGCGAACTGGTGGAACCGACCGCGATCACCCACAGCCTGTTCGAGGAACTGCACAAGTTGGGGGTGATGATCGCCATCGACGACTTCGGCACCGGCCATTCAAGCCTGGGTTACTTGCGCAAGTTCAATGTCGACTATCTGAAGATCGACCAGAGCTTCGTGGCCATGATTGGGGTCGATGCCCTGTCCCGCCACATACTCGACAGCATCATCGAACTCTCGGGCAAACTCGAACTGGGGATAGTCGCCGAGGGTGTGGAAACAGCGGAACAACAGGACTATCTGGCCGCCCATGGGGTCGACTTCCTGCAGGGCTACTTATTCGGCAGACCGATGCCCGGGGAAGAATTCCTACAAGCACTGGCGCGGCCATTTTTGATGAAAATTTATTGA
- a CDS encoding LysR family transcriptional regulator, whose product MTLSQLQIFSLVAELRGFTSAASRLGISQSAVSHALKSLEQELGVELIRRHQSLVELTDIGQQLLLRARAILGLVATMEQEAADARGMKRGTLRIGSFGPTSSMRLLPAILQRYREAHPGIEVHIYEGPDRQVLQWLEERRIDVGFVVLPQERFDCFALVEDQMVALIPSQHGLAAKDSVSLAELCDDPFILTEAGSAELVSRLFLAARLSPNIRYRSSQLLSTLETVARGDALTLVAQLSLPEASDPRYQVKTLSPPARRQVGLAVLDRRQASPATLAFIEQARSLYRHD is encoded by the coding sequence ATGACCCTGAGCCAACTGCAGATCTTCTCCCTGGTGGCCGAGCTGCGCGGTTTCACCAGCGCCGCCAGCCGGCTGGGCATCAGCCAGTCGGCGGTATCCCACGCGCTCAAGTCCCTGGAGCAGGAACTGGGGGTCGAGCTGATTCGGCGACATCAGTCGCTGGTGGAACTCACCGATATCGGCCAGCAATTGTTGCTGCGAGCCCGCGCCATCCTCGGCCTGGTCGCCACCATGGAACAGGAAGCCGCCGATGCCCGCGGCATGAAACGCGGCACCTTGCGCATCGGCTCGTTCGGCCCGACCTCGTCGATGAGGCTGCTTCCGGCGATCCTCCAGCGTTACCGCGAGGCCCATCCCGGTATCGAAGTGCACATCTACGAGGGGCCCGACCGCCAGGTGCTGCAATGGCTGGAGGAACGGCGCATCGATGTCGGCTTCGTGGTGCTGCCCCAGGAGCGCTTCGACTGCTTCGCCCTGGTGGAAGACCAGATGGTGGCGCTGATCCCCAGCCAACATGGGCTGGCCGCCAAGGACTCGGTGAGCCTTGCCGAGCTGTGCGACGACCCGTTCATCCTCACCGAGGCCGGTTCCGCCGAGCTGGTTTCCCGGCTGTTCCTCGCGGCCAGGCTCAGCCCCAACATCCGCTATCGCAGCTCGCAACTGCTCAGCACCCTGGAGACCGTGGCCCGCGGCGATGCCCTGACCCTGGTCGCCCAGTTGTCGCTGCCCGAGGCCAGCGACCCGCGTTACCAGGTCAAGACGCTGTCACCTCCCGCCCGGCGCCAGGTAGGACTGGCGGTGCTGGACCGGCGGCAGGCGTCGCCAGCGACCCTGGCCTTTATCGAGCAAGCGCGGAGTCTGTATCGACATGACTGA